In Corylus avellana chromosome ca2, CavTom2PMs-1.0, the following proteins share a genomic window:
- the LOC132170115 gene encoding probable F-box protein At4g22030, whose translation MAFSTLRLSSSSSCSRKINAVIHVPKLPKVIPYFSIPKIPTTKPVEELNLREGFKRIVPVEKTSTAPTHYKSPNSDAIAATTQLYAILEAVADRVEMHANIGKQRENWNTLLLNSVNMITLTAATMAGAAAIGGAGMPLLALKLSSTLLYSAATGMLLVMNKIQPSQLAEEQRNATRLFKQIQTQIQTMLAIGNPTEEDVKEVMKKVLAVDKAYPLPLLGAMLDKFPAKFEPSVWWPSNQQLQKKNKSCEGKQRGQKNNGWSEEMEVEMREIIEVVKRKDIEDYVRLGNLVLKINKILAIAGPLLTGIAAVGSAFVGNGSWAAVVAVAAGALGSAVNAFEHGGQVGMVFEMYRNCAGFFCLLQESIEATLEERDLEKRENGELFEMNVALKLGRSLSNLRQLARKSASSRMDGTAIDEFASKLF comes from the coding sequence ATGGCTTTTTCAACTCTCCGattatcttcatcatcttcttgttcCAGGAAAATCAATGCTGTTATTCATGTCCCTAAACTTCCTAAAGTCATCCCTTATTTCTCAATTCCAAAAATACCAACGACAAAGCCGGTTGAGGAATTGAATCTAAGAGAAGGATTCAAGAGAATAGTTCCGGTAGAAAAGACCAGTACCGCACCAACCCATTATAAATCACCCAACTCCGACGCCATAGCGGCGACTACCCAACTATATGCTATCTTAGAGGCCGTAGCTGACAGGGTGGAGATGCACGCAAACATTGGAAAACAGCGTGAAAACTGGAATACCCTTCTTCTCAACTCCGTCAACATGATAACCCTCACTGCTGCCACCATGGCCGGTGCTGCAGCGATTGGTGGCGCCGGAATGCCCCTTTTGGCTTTGAAACTGTCGTCCACTCTCTTGTATTCTGCAGCCACTGGGATGTTGCTTGTGATGAACAAAATTCAGCCTTCACAACTTGCAGAGGAGCAACGCAATGCTACGAGATTGTTCAAGCAGATCCAGACCCAAATCCAAACCATGCTGGCTATCGGGAATCCAACTGAAGAAGATGTGAAGGAAGTGATGAAAAAGGTTTTGGCCGTCGACAAAGCATACCCACTTCCCTTGCTTGGAGCCATGCTTGACAAATTCCCTGCAAAGTTTGAGCCATCCGTTTGGTGGCCTTCAAATCAGCAACTCcagaagaaaaacaagtccTGTGAAGGAAAGCAACGAGGTCAGAAGAATAATGGGTGGAGTGAGGAAATGGAAGTAGAAATGCGGGAGATCATCGAGGTGGTGAAGAGAAAGGACATTGAGGACTACGTAAGGCTAGGCAACTTGGTGTTGAAGATCAACAAAATTTTAGCCATCGCAGGTCCACTGCTCACTGGCATTGCAGCCGTCGGATCTGCTTTTGTTGGCAACGGCTCATGGGCTGCAGTAGTTGCGGTGGCTGCGGGGGCTTTAGGTAGCGCGGTTAATGCATTTGAGCATGGTGGCCAAGTTGGGATGGTGTTTGAGATGTACAGAAACTGTGCTGGCTTCTTCTGTCTACTCCAAGAATCCATTGAAGCCACACTTGAGGAAAGAGAtttagagaaaagagaaaacggAGAGTTGTTTGAAATGAATGTGGCTTT
- the LOC132172367 gene encoding probable F-box protein At4g22030, whose product MASSTLRLSSSSCSRQINSVIHVPKLPKVIPYFSIPKIPTTKPVEELHLRDGFKRIVPVEKISTAPIHDKSPNSDATAATTQLYAILEAVADRVEMHANIGKQRENWNTLLLNSVNMITLTAATMAGAAAIGGAGMPLLALKLSSTLLYSAATGMLLVMNKIQPSQLAEEQRNATRLFKQIQTQIQTTMALGSPSKEDVKSVMEKVLAADKAYPLPLLGAMLDKFPATFKPSVWWPSNQQIQKKNKSSEGKQRGQKNNGWSEEMEVEMREIVEVVKRKDIEDYERLGNLVLKINKVLAIAGPLLTGIAAVGSAFVGNGSWAAVVAVAAGALGSAVNAFEHGGQVGMVFEMYRNSAGFFQLLQESIESTLEERDLEKRENGELFEMNVALKLGRSLSQLKELARKSASSRMDGTTIDEFASKLF is encoded by the coding sequence ATGGCTTCTTCAACTCTGCGattatcttcatcttcttgttcCAGGCAAATCAATTCTGTTATTCATGTCCCTAAACTTCCTAAAGTCATCCCTTATTTCTCAATTCCAAAAATACCAACGACAAAGCCGGTTGAGGAATTGCATCTAAGAGATGGGTTCAAGAGAATAGTTCCGGTAGAAAAGATCAGTACTGCACCAATCCATGATAAATCACCCAACTCCGACGCCACTGCGGCGACTACCCAACTATATGCCATCTTAGAGGCCGTGGCTGACAGGGTGGAGATGCACGCCAACATTGGAAAACAGCGTGAAAACTGGAATACCCTTCTTCTCAACTCCGTCAACATGATAACCCTCACTGCTGCCACCATGGCCGGTGCTGCAGCGATTGGTGGCGCCGGAATGCCCCTTTTGGCTTTGAAACTGTCGTCCACTCTCTTGTATTCTGCAGCCACTGGGATGTTGCTTGTGATGAACAAAATTCAGCCTTCACAGCTTGCAGAGGAGCAACGCAATGCTACGAGATTGTTCAAGCAGATCCAGACCCAAATCCAAACCACGATGGCTCTCGGGAGTCCATCTAAAGAAGATGTGAAGAGCGTTATGGAAAAGGTTTTGGCCGCCGACAAAGCATACCCACTTCCCTTGCTAGGAGCCATGCTTGACAAATTCCCTGCAACGTTTAAGCCATCTGTTTGGTGGCCTTCAAATCAACAAATCCAGAAGAAAAACAAGTCATCTGAAGGAAAGCAACGAGGTCAGAAGAATAATGGGTGGAGTGAGGAAATGGAAGTAGAAATGCGAGAGATCGTCGAGGTGGTGAAGAGAAAGGACATTGAGGACTACGAAAGGCTAGGCAACCTGGTGTTGAAGATCAACAAGGTTTTAGCCATCGCAGGTCCACTGCTCACTGGCATTGCAGCCGTCGGATCTGCTTTTGTTGGTAACGGCTCATGGGCTGCAGTAGTAGCGGTGGCTGCGGGGGCTTTAGGTAGCGCGGTTAATGCATTCGAGCATGGTGGCCAAGTTGGGATGGTGTTTGAGATGTACAGAAACTCCGCTGGCTTCTTCCAGCTACTCCAAGAATCAATTGAATCCACACTTGAAGAAAGAGAtttagagaaaagagaaaatggagagtTGTTTGAAATGAATGTGGCTTTAAAACTGGGGAGAAGCTTGTCACAGCTCAAAGAACTAGCCAGAAAGTCAGCTTCTTCACGAATGGATGGAACCACCATAGATGAATTCGCTAGCAAGCTCTTTTAG